The following proteins are co-located in the Frigidibacter mobilis genome:
- a CDS encoding TetR/AcrR family transcriptional regulator, producing MAQNTASKVNETSRSAVGRDGVLDIAARLFREQGYGSVSLRKIAEAAGIKAGSIYYHFGSKDEIVAAVLDAGIQVVHESMRDAVTALPADADGETVLRAAIRAHLRALLDVSDYTSANVRIFGQVPQSVRDANLPTRRAYEAEWDSLLSRLQEDGALKQDVDIRRLRLMLIGALNATLDWFDPDRGSADALSRTYADVFLNGILQRQDT from the coding sequence ATGGCACAAAACACGGCAAGCAAAGTCAACGAGACATCGCGTAGCGCGGTCGGACGGGACGGGGTGCTGGACATTGCCGCGCGGCTTTTCCGCGAACAAGGCTACGGGTCCGTTTCGCTCCGAAAAATTGCCGAGGCCGCCGGGATCAAGGCGGGTAGCATATACTATCATTTCGGTTCCAAGGACGAGATCGTCGCGGCCGTTCTTGATGCAGGGATTCAAGTCGTTCACGAGAGCATGAGAGACGCCGTCACCGCCCTGCCGGCGGATGCCGACGGCGAAACGGTACTGCGCGCCGCGATCCGGGCGCATTTGCGCGCGCTTCTTGATGTGAGCGATTATACCTCGGCGAATGTGCGTATTTTCGGGCAGGTGCCGCAATCCGTGCGGGATGCCAACTTGCCCACGCGACGGGCCTATGAGGCAGAGTGGGACAGTCTTCTGTCCCGGCTTCAGGAAGACGGCGCGCTGAAGCAAGACGTCGATATCCGCCGCCTGCGCCTGATGCTGATCGGTGCACTGAACGCCACGCTCGATTGGTTCGACCCGGACCGCGGTAGCGCCGACGCGTTGTCACGCACCTATGCCGATGTGTTCCTCAACGGGATACTCCAAAGACAGGATACCTGA